A part of Prolixibacteraceae bacterium genomic DNA contains:
- a CDS encoding S9 family peptidase: MKRLLFSVLAILMISSPLLAEKISFEDVISKRTFSAERIYGIRSMKDGLHYTTLEKEGTQIVKYNYKTGKKVSVLLDITGIEDTPIKHFSDYQFSDTESKVMLTTEVKPIYRHSFTAEYYVYNFVTKKLQALSKNGAQQLATFSPDGNRIAFVRKNNLFVSTLYFGTEKQITKDGEFNKIINGAPDWVYEEEFAFSRAFEWSPDSKKLAYMKFNEAHVRTFSFPMYKGSHPSYEANKLYPGEYTYKYPKAGEENAHVSVHVYDIKKRNTIKVDVGEEVDQYIPRIRWTYSGSDLGVIRLNRRQDKLELMLANPFSGDTRVIYTDKNSRYIDESTYDYLTFLPNDKEFVVGSEKDGYMHLYLYSKLGGLVRKLTPGDYDVTEYYGYDTKRKVFYYQAAKKSAMQREVYATLYSGKKTYAIASKTGTNNAIFSSNYTYFIHTFTDLNTPVITSLKDRKGKTLRTLEANKALNEKMANYEMPTKEFFSFKNSEGISLNGYMIKPSNFDPNHKYPVLMTQYSGPNSQQVLDVFRVSWYDYMAEKGYIVACVDPRGTGARGEEFRKCTYMDLGHLESDDQIDAGKYLGSLDYVDQKNIAIWGWSYGGFMSTLCLSKGADVFKAAIAVAPVTNWRFYDSVYTERYMRKPQENAEGYDKNSPIYWAPKIKGKYLLVHGTADDNVHYQNTAELAEVLVQAGVPFQMMSYTNRNHGIYGGKTRRHLYKMFTSFLDDNLK, translated from the coding sequence ATGAAACGACTATTGTTTTCGGTCTTAGCGATCTTAATGATCTCATCTCCACTTTTAGCTGAGAAAATCTCTTTTGAGGATGTCATCAGTAAGAGGACTTTCTCTGCCGAAAGAATATATGGTATCCGTAGTATGAAGGACGGGTTACATTATACGACTTTGGAAAAGGAAGGTACACAGATTGTAAAATACAACTATAAGACAGGAAAGAAGGTTTCGGTTCTTTTGGATATTACAGGAATTGAAGATACGCCTATTAAGCATTTTTCAGACTATCAGTTTTCGGATACAGAGAGCAAGGTGATGCTTACCACAGAGGTAAAACCGATATATCGTCATTCGTTTACAGCGGAGTATTATGTATATAATTTTGTCACAAAGAAGCTACAGGCTCTATCGAAGAATGGAGCACAACAGTTGGCTACGTTTTCGCCTGATGGAAACCGTATTGCATTTGTGAGGAAGAACAATCTTTTTGTTTCGACGCTCTATTTTGGTACGGAGAAGCAGATCACGAAAGATGGGGAGTTTAATAAGATTATTAATGGTGCTCCAGACTGGGTTTATGAGGAGGAGTTTGCTTTTAGTAGGGCTTTTGAGTGGTCGCCTGACAGTAAGAAGTTGGCTTATATGAAGTTTAATGAGGCTCATGTTCGTACTTTCAGTTTTCCGATGTATAAAGGAAGTCACCCAAGCTATGAGGCAAACAAGTTGTATCCAGGGGAGTATACCTACAAGTATCCTAAAGCAGGTGAAGAGAATGCCCATGTGAGTGTTCATGTTTACGATATTAAGAAGAGAAACACCATTAAGGTGGATGTTGGTGAAGAGGTGGATCAGTATATTCCACGTATTCGTTGGACCTATTCGGGATCTGATTTGGGTGTGATTCGTTTGAATCGTCGTCAAGACAAGTTGGAGCTGATGTTGGCGAATCCATTCTCAGGAGATACACGAGTAATATATACGGATAAGAATAGTCGATATATTGATGAGAGCACGTATGACTACTTGACTTTCTTGCCTAACGATAAGGAGTTTGTTGTAGGTAGTGAAAAGGATGGTTATATGCATCTTTATCTATATAGCAAGCTTGGAGGTTTGGTACGTAAGCTTACTCCTGGTGATTATGATGTAACGGAGTATTACGGTTATGATACCAAGCGTAAAGTTTTCTATTATCAAGCAGCGAAGAAGAGTGCGATGCAGAGAGAGGTGTATGCTACACTTTACAGTGGGAAGAAAACGTATGCTATAGCATCTAAAACGGGCACCAACAATGCGATCTTCAGTAGTAACTATACGTACTTTATTCACACTTTCACTGATTTGAATACTCCTGTAATCACCTCTTTGAAGGATAGAAAAGGGAAGACCCTCCGTACTTTAGAGGCGAACAAGGCATTGAATGAGAAGATGGCAAACTACGAGATGCCAACCAAAGAGTTCTTCAGTTTTAAGAACAGCGAAGGAATCTCATTGAATGGGTATATGATTAAGCCATCTAATTTTGATCCAAACCATAAGTATCCGGTGTTGATGACACAATATAGTGGACCTAATTCGCAACAGGTGTTGGATGTGTTTCGTGTGAGTTGGTATGATTATATGGCTGAAAAAGGTTATATTGTGGCCTGTGTTGACCCAAGGGGAACAGGTGCAAGAGGCGAAGAGTTCAGAAAATGTACTTATATGGACTTGGGACATTTGGAGAGCGACGACCAGATTGATGCAGGTAAGTATCTAGGATCGTTGGATTACGTCGATCAGAAGAACATCGCGATATGGGGATGGAGTTATGGAGGCTTTATGTCGACTTTATGTCTATCTAAAGGTGCGGATGTTTTCAAAGCAGCTATTGCAGTGGCACCAGTTACCAATTGGAGGTTTTATGATTCAGTCTATACGGAAAGATATATGAGAAAGCCACAGGAGAATGCCGAGGGATATGATAAGAACTCTCCTATCTATTGGGCACCAAAAATAAAAGGCAAGTATCTATTGGTACATGGAACTGCGGATGACAATGTTCATTATCAGAATACCGCAGAGCTGGCAGAGGTGTTGGTTCAAGCAGGTGTCCCTTTCCAGATGATGAGTTATACGAACAGAAACCATGGTATTTATGGTGGAAAGACACGTCGTCATCTGTATAAAATGTTCACGTCATTTTTAGACGATAATTTGAAATAA
- a CDS encoding TonB family protein — protein sequence MSRKKAILALTLAIFAITSQCFAQKDTKKPTKIKYKVGDKTYFDFTCQKKVKPIMASFYRIITPREDKLVEVQTYNKATHQLISKSTGKLKSNKTLTLEGSYTAYYEDGKVKGEGTYKKNLKQGQWTWYRQDGTKSASEKYSNNKIKEAYYWDKNGEIASNENHPFTFELSIKYHKFIKREIRTNIYYPEEAWEKGIEGKVILSYDINEKGAIEDIEILQSADPLLDKEAIRVVKNFPKAEPFIEHNLPCRIHKVIHINFNLKKTRRAIKYTLNQPVYLNGIGKDQNDPSKSHMYRIITNKRDSLVDVTTYWCGTKAILSKNTAIYTKYNTLTFHGNYTEYYENGALMGKGEYKNGKKTGNWEWFRKDGTKASSETYQNNRQTHTTCFDKDGKTTRCMNEKEASKERVKKGSKTLLSSIEQNIKYPKTMWEQKIQGSVLVSFVLTVEGEITDLKVIKSPHPLLSVEAFRVLELAPKLPTRIAHNMPYPTFFTIPINFELN from the coding sequence ATGAGTAGAAAAAAAGCAATCTTAGCCCTAACATTAGCGATCTTTGCGATCACCTCCCAGTGCTTTGCACAAAAAGACACAAAGAAACCAACAAAAATAAAGTATAAAGTTGGTGACAAAACCTATTTCGATTTTACATGCCAAAAAAAGGTAAAACCCATCATGGCATCCTTCTATCGAATTATCACACCGAGAGAAGACAAACTAGTAGAGGTCCAAACCTATAACAAAGCAACCCATCAACTCATCTCCAAATCAACAGGAAAACTAAAATCAAACAAAACACTAACCCTAGAGGGAAGCTATACGGCATACTACGAAGACGGTAAAGTGAAAGGAGAAGGAACCTACAAAAAGAATCTGAAGCAAGGACAATGGACATGGTATCGACAAGATGGAACAAAATCCGCTTCCGAAAAATACAGTAACAACAAAATCAAAGAAGCATACTACTGGGATAAAAATGGAGAGATCGCAAGCAACGAAAACCATCCATTTACCTTCGAACTAAGCATAAAATACCACAAATTTATTAAAAGAGAAATTCGTACAAACATCTATTACCCTGAAGAAGCATGGGAGAAAGGGATAGAAGGAAAAGTAATTCTCTCCTACGACATCAATGAAAAAGGAGCCATAGAAGATATCGAAATACTTCAATCAGCAGATCCTTTATTAGACAAAGAAGCCATCCGTGTCGTGAAAAACTTTCCCAAAGCAGAACCATTCATTGAACACAATCTACCATGCCGAATCCATAAAGTTATCCATATCAATTTTAACCTAAAGAAAACACGAAGAGCCATCAAATACACACTCAACCAACCTGTATATCTTAACGGGATTGGAAAAGATCAAAACGACCCCAGCAAATCACACATGTACCGTATCATCACCAACAAAAGAGATAGTCTTGTTGATGTCACCACCTATTGGTGTGGAACAAAAGCAATTCTATCAAAAAACACAGCAATATACACCAAGTACAACACGCTTACTTTTCACGGCAACTACACAGAATATTATGAAAACGGAGCATTAATGGGAAAAGGTGAATACAAAAATGGCAAAAAGACAGGCAATTGGGAATGGTTCAGAAAAGACGGCACCAAGGCATCTTCTGAGACGTACCAAAACAACAGACAAACCCATACCACCTGCTTCGACAAAGATGGTAAAACAACCCGTTGTATGAACGAAAAAGAGGCATCAAAAGAAAGAGTAAAAAAAGGATCAAAAACATTACTATCCTCCATAGAACAAAATATCAAGTACCCCAAAACAATGTGGGAACAAAAGATCCAAGGGAGTGTATTGGTTAGCTTCGTACTCACAGTCGAAGGAGAAATAACAGACCTTAAAGTCATTAAATCTCCCCATCCACTTCTATCCGTAGAAGCCTTTCGTGTCCTCGAACTTGCACCCAAACTTCCCACTCGTATCGCACACAACATGCCCTATCCTACATTCTTCACTATACCAATCAATTTTGAACTAAACTAA
- the argF gene encoding ornithine carbamoyltransferase: MAFNIKNKSFLTLLDYTPQEIRYLLELAGDLKRAKRGGYEQPTMTGKNIALIFEKSSTRTRCAFEVAAYDQGAKVTYLGPSGSQIGVKESMKDTARVLGRMYDGIEYRGYGQQIVNELADFAGVPVWNGLTNEFHPTQILADFLTMMEHTSKDLSDVKFAFLGDARNNMGNSLMVGAAKLGMDFRAAAPAQCQPKQKLQDRCHEIAAQTGGKITITDSVAEAVKDCDFIYTDVWVSMGEPEEVWNERIALLKPFQVNKEVMEMTGNKDVKFLHCLPAFHNCETQIGQDIHSKYGLNAMEVTDEVFESEASIVFDEAENRMHTIKAVMVATLGS; encoded by the coding sequence ATGGCATTCAATATTAAAAATAAAAGTTTCCTCACCCTTCTTGACTACACACCACAAGAGATTCGTTACCTCCTTGAACTTGCTGGCGACCTGAAGAGGGCGAAAAGAGGTGGTTACGAGCAACCAACCATGACTGGTAAAAACATCGCGCTTATCTTCGAAAAGTCATCTACCAGAACACGTTGTGCTTTCGAAGTAGCAGCTTATGACCAAGGAGCTAAAGTAACCTATCTAGGCCCGTCAGGATCACAAATAGGGGTCAAAGAGTCTATGAAAGATACCGCACGCGTGTTAGGTCGTATGTACGATGGTATTGAGTATCGTGGTTACGGACAACAGATCGTGAATGAATTAGCCGATTTTGCTGGTGTCCCTGTATGGAATGGTTTAACAAACGAGTTCCATCCAACACAGATCCTTGCCGACTTCCTAACCATGATGGAACACACATCTAAAGATCTTTCCGATGTAAAATTCGCCTTCCTGGGGGACGCTCGAAACAACATGGGGAACTCATTAATGGTTGGAGCTGCTAAATTAGGTATGGACTTCCGTGCTGCTGCACCTGCTCAATGTCAACCAAAGCAAAAACTACAAGATAGATGCCATGAAATCGCAGCACAAACAGGAGGTAAGATCACAATCACCGATTCGGTTGCGGAGGCAGTAAAAGATTGTGACTTTATCTATACAGATGTATGGGTTTCTATGGGAGAACCAGAAGAGGTGTGGAACGAAAGAATTGCCCTGTTGAAGCCATTCCAAGTCAATAAAGAGGTGATGGAGATGACTGGAAATAAAGACGTAAAGTTCCTTCACTGTCTTCCTGCCTTCCACAACTGTGAAACACAAATTGGACAAGATATCCACTCTAAATATGGATTGAATGCCATGGAAGTAACTGATGAGGTCTTCGAAAGCGAAGCTTCTATTGTATTTGATGAAGCAGAGAATAGAATGCACACCATCAAAGCAGTAATGGTAGCCACTCTAGGTTCTTAA
- the miaA gene encoding tRNA (adenosine(37)-N6)-dimethylallyltransferase MiaA — protein MNHSKYDMITVLGATATGKTSLATHVAAKIDAEVISADSRQVYRGMDIGTGKDLEDFTVNGQSIPYHLIDILDAGAQYNVFEYQKDFQKVYEEMQKRNVFPVLCGGSGMYIEAVLKGYKLAQVPVDDALREELSVMTLEQLVDRLSKLKRVHNNSDIQNKKRAIRAIEIEEYMVHHPELDLQFPEINSLMVGIDFTREERRNRITQRLHQRIDEGMVDEVQGLLDSGVTPEGLIYYGLEYKFITEFITGKITKDRMVDGLNVAIHQFAKRQMTWYRRMEKNGFLIHWIDGKLSLEDKTDQVLKLYQLD, from the coding sequence ATGAATCACAGTAAGTATGATATGATTACAGTTCTTGGTGCAACAGCAACAGGAAAAACATCATTAGCTACCCATGTTGCGGCCAAAATTGATGCTGAAGTAATCTCTGCAGACTCTAGACAAGTCTACCGTGGGATGGATATTGGAACAGGTAAGGATCTTGAGGATTTCACTGTTAATGGACAATCCATACCATATCATCTCATCGATATTTTAGATGCAGGAGCACAATACAATGTTTTCGAATACCAGAAAGACTTTCAAAAAGTATACGAAGAGATGCAAAAACGCAATGTCTTCCCTGTGCTTTGTGGAGGATCTGGTATGTATATCGAAGCCGTACTGAAAGGATACAAGCTCGCTCAAGTGCCCGTCGACGATGCCCTTCGTGAGGAGCTGTCTGTCATGACACTAGAACAGTTGGTCGATCGACTATCAAAGCTAAAGAGAGTTCATAACAATAGCGATATACAAAACAAGAAGAGAGCCATACGTGCTATCGAAATCGAAGAGTATATGGTACACCATCCTGAGCTAGATCTTCAATTCCCTGAAATCAACAGCTTGATGGTTGGTATCGACTTTACAAGAGAAGAGCGTCGAAATCGAATCACACAACGCCTTCACCAACGTATCGACGAAGGGATGGTAGATGAAGTGCAAGGGTTGTTAGACAGTGGGGTCACACCTGAAGGATTGATATATTATGGGCTAGAATATAAGTTTATCACCGAATTTATCACCGGAAAGATAACCAAAGATCGTATGGTAGATGGACTGAATGTAGCCATACATCAGTTCGCAAAACGCCAAATGACGTGGTACCGTCGAATGGAGAAAAATGGCTTCTTGATCCATTGGATTGATGGAAAACTATCCCTCGAAGACAAAACAGATCAAGTTCTTAAGTTATACCAATTGGATTAA
- the smpB gene encoding SsrA-binding protein SmpB, with amino-acid sequence MKIQKTVNIKNKRATFDYEIIERMVAGICLVGTEIKSIRLGKANLSDSFCYFEKSEMYVRNLSISEYDYGTHYNHIAKRERKLLLQKKEIRKWERKIKETGLTIIPLRLFITDKGFAKMEIGLAKGKKNYDKRETLKLNDAKREMDRKKRF; translated from the coding sequence ATGAAAATTCAGAAAACAGTAAATATAAAAAATAAAAGAGCAACCTTCGATTATGAAATTATTGAACGAATGGTTGCGGGAATATGTCTGGTTGGAACAGAGATTAAATCTATTCGACTAGGTAAAGCCAACCTTTCAGATTCGTTCTGTTATTTCGAAAAGTCGGAGATGTATGTCAGAAATCTATCGATCTCGGAGTATGATTATGGTACGCACTACAATCATATCGCGAAGAGAGAGAGAAAGCTTCTTTTGCAGAAGAAAGAGATACGTAAGTGGGAAAGAAAGATCAAAGAGACTGGATTAACCATAATACCTCTACGTCTATTTATTACCGACAAAGGTTTCGCTAAAATGGAGATCGGACTGGCTAAGGGTAAGAAGAATTACGATAAGCGTGAGACCCTTAAGCTAAACGATGCAAAAAGAGAGATGGATCGTAAAAAGAGATTTTAA
- a CDS encoding carbamate kinase, translating to MTKLAVIALGGNALLRSNQEGNMDQQNKNTMDTLENIVFLLKQNYNIIITHGNGPQVGNILLRNEAGTRDYGIPSMPLDVCVADSQGGIGYTIERNLRNLLKKYDIQREVITMSSMVEVDPDDHAFVNWTKRVGPTYDEAQKNELEQKNGWQFRSTPKKEGAYRRVVPSPTPISVMNSSWIKELCDRGVIVIASGGGGIPVYFDQLNNLVPVEGVIDKDMASSVLATSVGADEFYILTDVPYLYSDYGTPNQKVLEFLDYEDAVEYGHQGAFGEGTMQPKVNACLDFIKSGGEKAIITEATKLQDKKFGTKITLKYEETHKA from the coding sequence ATGACAAAACTTGCAGTAATAGCTCTTGGTGGAAACGCTCTCTTACGTTCCAACCAAGAGGGAAATATGGATCAGCAAAATAAGAATACAATGGATACCCTCGAGAACATTGTATTCTTGCTTAAGCAGAACTATAACATTATCATCACGCATGGTAATGGACCACAAGTGGGTAATATTCTTCTTCGTAACGAAGCTGGAACTAGGGATTATGGTATACCTTCCATGCCTCTTGATGTCTGTGTGGCCGATTCGCAAGGGGGTATTGGTTACACCATTGAGCGAAATCTACGCAATCTGTTAAAAAAATATGATATACAGAGAGAAGTGATCACCATGTCATCGATGGTTGAAGTCGATCCTGACGATCATGCTTTTGTTAACTGGACCAAGCGTGTTGGGCCAACATATGACGAAGCCCAAAAGAATGAGTTAGAGCAGAAAAATGGTTGGCAATTCAGATCAACGCCTAAGAAAGAGGGGGCATACCGTCGTGTCGTTCCTTCTCCTACGCCTATCTCTGTGATGAACTCATCTTGGATTAAAGAGTTATGCGATAGAGGGGTCATTGTCATTGCCAGTGGGGGTGGTGGTATCCCTGTCTACTTCGATCAACTGAACAATCTTGTTCCAGTCGAAGGGGTGATCGACAAAGATATGGCCTCTTCTGTTTTAGCAACAAGTGTTGGTGCAGATGAATTTTATATTTTAACCGATGTTCCTTATCTTTATTCTGATTACGGAACACCAAACCAGAAAGTACTCGAATTTCTTGACTATGAAGATGCAGTGGAGTATGGACACCAAGGCGCTTTCGGCGAAGGAACCATGCAGCCTAAAGTCAATGCTTGTCTTGACTTCATTAAGAGTGGTGGAGAGAAAGCGATAATCACCGAAGCAACAAAGCTTCAAGACAAAAAGTTTGGTACGAAAATAACTCTTAAATACGAAGAGACTCATAAAGCATAA
- a CDS encoding DUF6266 family protein produces the protein MGVLRKGILGGFSGKTGSVVGVRYRNNDIIRSHPEWIKKKRRSPRVKRHCDRFGAAARFVSNARSLARIGFVENRASRNFLNDGIAANLSNIKVVDGQIEMDFPQLKLSQGKLPIIDRFRVEEQSTERLLLVWDRNDNFNIDGEACMIHLLVYRDDMCYLKCYRSKVKASDLRFELSLTDDMQGHKLHLYAFYSLPDAQTNDHISATSYTHCSAIP, from the coding sequence ATGGGGGTTTTACGTAAAGGGATATTAGGTGGATTCAGTGGAAAGACAGGAAGTGTTGTGGGAGTTAGATATCGAAATAATGATATAATTCGCTCTCATCCTGAATGGATAAAAAAGAAGAGACGATCACCAAGAGTGAAACGGCACTGTGATCGTTTTGGAGCGGCCGCTAGGTTTGTGTCCAATGCAAGGTCTCTTGCTCGGATCGGTTTTGTCGAGAATAGAGCATCACGAAATTTCTTAAATGACGGGATTGCGGCAAATTTGTCAAATATCAAAGTGGTTGATGGGCAAATTGAGATGGATTTTCCTCAGTTAAAATTATCGCAGGGAAAGTTACCCATTATAGATCGTTTTAGAGTTGAAGAGCAGTCCACTGAACGTCTTCTGCTTGTGTGGGACAGGAATGATAATTTCAATATAGATGGTGAAGCGTGTATGATTCATCTGTTGGTCTATAGGGATGATATGTGCTATTTGAAATGTTATAGATCAAAAGTAAAAGCTTCTGATCTTCGCTTTGAACTCTCTCTTACAGATGATATGCAAGGGCATAAACTGCATCTCTATGCCTTCTATAGTCTACCTGATGCGCAGACTAATGATCATATCTCTGCGACCTCTTATACCCATTGTTCCGCTATTCCATAA
- a CDS encoding DNA translocase FtsK 4TM domain-containing protein produces the protein MIKNKTKSISNLFSKVKNLRPGGRIKLIFALLSFGFALYLLISLLLFFILGKSDQSALSITVHDILSDPTNTIHNIGGKSGIYLGDFLINRYLGLSSFGLVYFFVLLGFLALGGKKRFLIRSVKLMLIMAWTSVTLGFLFVAFYENSNFFPGGAYGLYYSQFLNSIIGKLGTFLVLAITAMIFMIYEFDNFPDLLKSAMEKVADFFSFGLQRIVNFFKSLSFKKVKKESLASKVSNNEADIVMEETFEQESSYPEEPMDEEHMEHHEFEPYVQSPVREHVEMDPMPATTSSYMEEEPTPAPIVNPIPVAPVEAEEDELSLEVTETIHEEQVGELDHTTMDDYDPTLDLSSYRFPGLDLLRKFDSQSSIVTNDELQENKERIVETLRNYNIEIKSIKATTGPTITLYEIIPAPGVRINKIKNLENDIALSLAALGIRIIAPIPGKGTIGIEVPNQKAQIVSMREIIGSKKFSESDYELPIAFGKTISNEVYMVDLVKMPHILVAGATGQGKSVGLNAMITSLLFKKHPSQLKFVFVDPKKVELSLYSVIEKHFLAKMEDEEEPIITDVQKVKNTLNSVCIEMDNRYDLLKNAHARNIKEYNKKFVERKLNPEKGHHYLPYIVVIVDEFADLIMTAGKEIESPIARIAQLARAVGIHMIIATQRPSANIITGPIKANFPARVAFKVASMIDSRTILDSPGANQLIGKGDMLIQTGSEMTRVQCAFIDTPEVEELVEFIGEQRGYPTAFLLPEYKDESSQLSDDADLENRDELFEEAARLLVMNQVGSTSAIQRKFSIGYNRAGRIIDQLEYAGVVGPNEGSKARKVLIPDETNLEMLLQSL, from the coding sequence ATGATAAAAAACAAGACCAAAAGCATAAGCAATCTGTTCTCTAAAGTTAAAAACTTGCGACCAGGGGGAAGGATAAAGTTGATTTTTGCACTCCTTTCTTTCGGGTTTGCACTGTATTTACTGATATCACTATTACTATTTTTCATCTTAGGTAAATCAGACCAAAGTGCCTTGAGCATTACGGTTCATGATATTCTTTCGGACCCAACCAATACGATACACAATATTGGAGGAAAGTCAGGAATCTATCTGGGTGATTTCTTGATCAATAGATATCTCGGACTGTCCTCTTTTGGGTTGGTATACTTTTTTGTTCTTCTGGGCTTTTTGGCCTTGGGAGGAAAGAAACGTTTTTTAATCAGGTCGGTTAAGTTGATGCTTATCATGGCATGGACAAGTGTTACATTGGGATTTTTGTTTGTTGCATTCTATGAGAACTCTAATTTCTTCCCAGGAGGAGCTTATGGCCTTTATTATAGCCAATTCTTAAATAGCATTATTGGAAAACTGGGGACTTTCTTGGTCCTTGCTATCACAGCCATGATTTTTATGATCTATGAGTTTGACAATTTCCCTGATCTACTTAAATCAGCAATGGAGAAGGTGGCTGACTTCTTTTCATTTGGTCTTCAGAGGATCGTTAACTTCTTTAAGTCACTGTCGTTTAAAAAGGTAAAGAAGGAGAGTCTTGCAAGTAAGGTGAGTAATAATGAAGCCGATATTGTGATGGAAGAGACTTTCGAACAAGAGAGCTCGTATCCAGAAGAACCAATGGATGAGGAGCATATGGAGCACCATGAATTTGAGCCATATGTACAGTCCCCTGTAAGAGAACATGTTGAGATGGACCCGATGCCAGCCACCACATCCTCTTATATGGAGGAAGAACCGACCCCAGCTCCAATAGTCAACCCAATACCTGTAGCTCCTGTGGAAGCGGAAGAAGATGAGCTTAGCTTAGAGGTTACAGAGACCATTCATGAGGAGCAGGTGGGCGAACTTGATCATACCACGATGGATGATTATGATCCGACATTGGATCTTTCCTCTTATCGTTTTCCAGGATTGGATCTTCTTCGTAAGTTCGATTCGCAGAGTAGTATTGTTACCAACGATGAGTTACAAGAGAATAAAGAGCGTATTGTGGAGACACTACGCAACTATAATATTGAGATAAAGAGTATCAAGGCAACTACAGGACCTACCATTACTCTGTATGAGATAATTCCAGCTCCTGGGGTACGTATTAATAAGATTAAGAACTTAGAGAACGATATTGCTTTGAGTTTGGCGGCATTAGGGATACGTATTATTGCACCAATTCCAGGAAAAGGAACTATTGGTATTGAGGTGCCGAACCAGAAAGCACAAATTGTATCGATGAGAGAGATTATTGGTTCGAAGAAGTTTTCTGAATCTGATTATGAACTACCGATCGCTTTTGGTAAAACGATTTCGAATGAGGTGTATATGGTTGATTTGGTGAAGATGCCCCATATATTGGTGGCGGGAGCAACAGGTCAAGGTAAGTCTGTAGGACTAAATGCGATGATCACCTCTCTCCTATTTAAGAAACATCCCTCACAGCTTAAGTTCGTGTTTGTCGATCCGAAGAAGGTGGAGCTAAGCCTCTATTCTGTTATTGAGAAGCACTTTCTAGCGAAGATGGAGGATGAAGAAGAGCCTATTATTACAGATGTGCAGAAGGTGAAGAATACACTTAATTCGGTTTGTATCGAGATGGATAATCGATATGATCTGCTGAAGAATGCACATGCAAGAAATATAAAGGAGTATAATAAGAAGTTTGTAGAGCGAAAACTTAATCCAGAGAAGGGACACCATTACTTACCATATATTGTGGTGATCGTGGATGAGTTTGCCGACCTGATCATGACGGCAGGTAAAGAGATCGAATCTCCTATTGCTCGTATTGCACAGTTGGCGCGTGCAGTAGGTATTCATATGATTATTGCAACGCAGCGACCTTCAGCCAATATTATTACAGGTCCTATTAAGGCAAACTTCCCAGCTCGTGTAGCATTTAAGGTGGCTTCGATGATTGATAGCCGTACGATCCTTGACTCTCCAGGAGCAAACCAGTTGATCGGTAAGGGAGATATGCTTATCCAAACAGGTAGCGAGATGACTCGTGTTCAGTGTGCATTTATTGATACTCCTGAGGTGGAAGAGTTGGTGGAGTTCATTGGAGAACAGAGAGGTTACCCAACGGCCTTCTTATTGCCAGAGTATAAAGATGAGTCATCACAATTATCTGATGACGCGGACTTAGAGAATAGAGATGAGCTTTTTGAAGAAGCGGCACGATTATTGGTTATGAATCAAGTAGGTTCTACTTCGGCGATTCAGAGGAAGTTTTCTATTGGTTATAATAGAGCTGGACGAATCATCGATCAACTTGAGTATGCTGGTGTTGTGGGGCCAAATGAAGGTTCTAAGGCAAGAAAAGTATTGATCCCTGATGAAACAAATTTGGAAATGTTGTTACAATCTCTGTAA